The following is a genomic window from Nymphaea colorata isolate Beijing-Zhang1983 chromosome 3, ASM883128v2, whole genome shotgun sequence.
TTAATCACGTCTGATGCATTGTATTAAGTGGCCATGATTGGATTGGATTGAGGGTCAGATGGCCAGAAGATTTCATCTCTCTGGAATTTGTTAGCATTCAATTGAGTGCTTATTTGACCCTtggggtgtttgattacttcagATTTGAAATCAGTGGATATAATATGACATGCTTTTACTAATGTGGCAAAAATTCCATAATAAAAGTCATGATTCATCAAGCTATGGATCTCAAGTCAGACCTAAGGTCTACACTTAAAATCCTTATTAAAACGTTGGATTTAAGATGAAAAGAGGAAGGGTTTGATCTGATATATGAGGGGAGagagtctgatcttaaatccacaattcttaaattgcaaaaaaaattatatttgaagcAATCAAAGCCGCCCTTGAAGCAAAGGCTTCATGAACCATAACTTAAGCACATCGGATCCTATTTCTTTCAGATACTTTACCTAACTTTGCATCCGAATAGATTGAATATCCAAACCGAATCTTAAAGCGTTGCAATCCTGCTTGAATAGTTCATGCCATGCCCAAGTGTGAAGCTAGACTCGTGATGGTTAAACTAATGCATTCTAGCTTCATGTTGCTTtgatttaattgttttttttactattaCAACATTTATTATCATTTAAACATGAACAATTAAATTTAAGGTTGACTTGACATCATAGCtgctatctttttttttagcaatGGTTTTTTCTCAAttccttttttatgtttctaatatattttttcagatttaagcTCTTTACTTTGAAGATTGAAACCATTTTTGTTTCGATTTGTTGGAAATGAGTCTGCAAATTATTTGATAAAACCATTTGGAAATGAGTCTGCAAGAGATTCACAAGACGCTTAAGCGACTTAGCGAGCAAGTTACGAAACGTCGTCTCGCTCGCTCTCTGTGTTTCCGCGTGTGCTTTCCTCAAAAAGGAGATGGGAAACTTCGTCTCCGACGACCAAACTTGCTTTCCTCCCTTTATAGCGACTCTGTGGAACGTGAACACAAGCTGCATCATCACTCCATACCAgacagagggggagagagagaaagagacgaaATGCTCCTCCAATGGCAGCGCCACGTATGCCGTCATCTTTCGCCCCacgagaagaagaaaacaaagtgaTCCCATAAACAGCCGGAACTGTTGATTTCCACCAACAATCCCCAACATCGCTAGCAAAATAGTTCTTCCCTtgctgttcttcttcttctccttcttcttcctggtggTGGTGGAGTTAATTGGTGTCTGTGAGGGATGATGGAGGAGCAGCCGCAGCAGCAGAGGACGCTGAAGGAGACCCTCGATGTGGCGCTCTTCTTAGCCGGGCGCATCCGCAAGGCCGTGGAGGAGGCGGGCTCCTTCAAGCAGGAGTGCTACGAGGTGCTCCGTCTTGTTGATTCTCTTGCGGACATGCTGCGGTCGGCCGCCCAGTTGCCGCCGGCGGCCGTGTACGAGCGCCCAATGCGCCGAATCGTGATGGAAGTCATCAAGAACCTCGACCGGGCCCTCGCCCTGGTGCGCAAGTGCAAAGGCAGCTTCTTCCTGATGCGGCTCATAACCATCACGAACGTCGCCGACTTCCGCAAGGTATCGACCATTCTCGAAAACTCCAACGGCGACATGGAGTGGCTGCTTGACGTCTGCAAGgtgtcgtcctcctcctccggCTGCGGCCTCAGCCTCCCGCCCATCGCTAGCACCGACCCCATCCTCTCCTGGGTTTGGAGCTATATCGCCCTCGTCCAGAACGGCTGCCTGGACGATCGGATTGACGCCGCCAACGGCCTCGCCTCACTAGCTGCAGACAACGCCCGCAACGGTAAGATAATCATCGAGGAAGGTGGAGTTGCCCCTTtgttgaagctattgaaggaTGGTGGTGCTCTGCCCGACGCTCAGCTCGCCGCTGCGAGGGCCATCGCCAGTCTGGCGACCAACCCTGAGCGTGTACGGCAGATTGCGGAAGAGCGCGCGGTACCCACAATCGTTCAGTGCCTCTATAGCTCGCCAGTGGCGGTCCAGGTGGTGGTGGCGTCGCTCGTGGCGGAGATGGCCGCACATGAATCCTCGACTAGGGATGAGTTTGCGAGGGAAAATGCGATCAGGCCGCTGGTGCTGGTGCTCTCCTCGGGGATGGAGGAGGATGTGAGCGTTTCGAAGCCGACCAACATGCATTCGCTAGTACAGTCGAGTATCAGGGTGAGCAAGGAAAAAGGGATAGCGGCGGGCAGGCGGCCCTACGACGGCGGCAAGTTGGCGAATTTGGAGCAGGAGGACCCGGCTGTGAGGGCCGAGCTGATGGTCAATTGCTCTAGGGCAATGTGGATGCTGGCCAGGGGGAGCGACGCAAATAGCCGCAGGATAACGGAGACCAGAGGGTTGATGTGCTTGGCGAAGATCATCGAGAAGGAGCAAGGAGAATTTCAGTACAACTGCTTGATGGCTGTCAGCGAGATTGCAGCTGCCGCCGAGGCGAACGCAGACCTCCGGCGGGCCACTTTCAAGACGAATTCCCCTGCTGCCAAAGCAGTGGTAGACCAACTTATCAGATTGACACAAGACGGCAGTCCGTTGCTTCAAAGTCCAGCCATGAAGTCGATCGGCTCCTTGTCTCGGACCTTCCCTGCTCGAGAAACTCGCGTTCGTAGGCCTCTCGTGAACAATTTGTCTCATAAGGATACGAGTGTGGTGGCTGAGGCCGCATCTGCATTGGGGAAGTTCGCAAACCCAGAAAATTTCCTTTGCGTAGAGCACTCTAAGGCCATTATCGAGTTTGGAGCGGTCCCCCTTCTCGGGAGACTATTGAAATCAGGTGAAAAGGTAC
Proteins encoded in this region:
- the LOC116250668 gene encoding uncharacterized protein LOC116250668; translated protein: MMEEQPQQQRTLKETLDVALFLAGRIRKAVEEAGSFKQECYEVLRLVDSLADMLRSAAQLPPAAVYERPMRRIVMEVIKNLDRALALVRKCKGSFFLMRLITITNVADFRKVSTILENSNGDMEWLLDVCKVSSSSSGCGLSLPPIASTDPILSWVWSYIALVQNGCLDDRIDAANGLASLAADNARNGKIIIEEGGVAPLLKLLKDGGALPDAQLAAARAIASLATNPERVRQIAEERAVPTIVQCLYSSPVAVQVVVASLVAEMAAHESSTRDEFARENAIRPLVLVLSSGMEEDVSVSKPTNMHSLVQSSIRVSKEKGIAAGRRPYDGGKLANLEQEDPAVRAELMVNCSRAMWMLARGSDANSRRITETRGLMCLAKIIEKEQGEFQYNCLMAVSEIAAAAEANADLRRATFKTNSPAAKAVVDQLIRLTQDGSPLLQSPAMKSIGSLSRTFPARETRVRRPLVNNLSHKDTSVVAEAASALGKFANPENFLCVEHSKAIIEFGAVPLLGRLLKSGEKVQTAAVVLLCYLAIHVSNSEELKQADALGGLKSQSSHHPFHRELIHKAIYQLELYKGGNNNHIQTHDR